The Cydia fagiglandana chromosome 4, ilCydFagi1.1, whole genome shotgun sequence genome has a window encoding:
- the LOC134664144 gene encoding uncharacterized protein LOC134664144 codes for MSDVIFYLDFPKDCPVTKARVTAGSVQKNNNTKKMFNYALEKPCQHFVLGPILVDAFNLSSSCKIKKGQYTVHVDMQEKCRMFLGSNFFYGIYTFKILAFNNVNNFFCVKSELEAGKL; via the exons ATGTCCGATGTGATTTTCTATTTGGACTTTCCCAAAGATTGTCCAGTAACAAAG GCAAGAGTAACTGCGGGATCAGTGCAAAAAAATAACAACACAAAGAAAATGTTTAACTACGCTTTGGAAAAACCTTGCCAACACTTCGTTTTAGGCCCCATACTAGTAGATGCATTCAACTTAAGTAGttcttgtaaaattaaaaaG GGGCAGTACACGGTCCATGTTGATATGCAGGAAAAATGTAGAATGTTCCTGGGGTCCAACTTCTTCTACGGTATTTACACGTTCAAAATATTGGCATTCAACAACGTCAACAATTTTTTCTGTGTCAAAAGCGAATTAGAAGCTGGAAAGCTATAA